The Triticum urartu cultivar G1812 chromosome 6, Tu2.1, whole genome shotgun sequence genome includes the window TATAGTCAAATTGCGATGCAGACGTGGCTCAGCAAGACGAGTCTGCAAGAACCAAACCAATTAGTTTCAGTTACAATAGTATTTGTTGATTGGCATTTTAAAATACTATAGAGGCAGAATCTGTACAGGGAAAGTGGATAAAGTTGTAGTGTTTTCTTTGATCTTTTCTTCAAGTGCTTGTACTCTAAATTTGGTTAAGGATTATGGGGGTTACACATTTTTGAACTTGGTTTCCTTGCTGTCAGTTTTTCAGTGTAGTTCAGTTCTGAATCTGTTACACTTAAGAGGCCTAACTACTCCATATCACTATGGGAGTTACAAATTTTCAGGAATTTCATCAAGTTAAGAATGATCCAGGGTAGTTAAAGCCATTGTTCTGGCTTGTGAACTGAAATGTGAGGTTATAGCAAGCATGTctcactatatatatatatataatatatatatatatatatatatatatatatatatatataaggttttgggaaaagaaataatttatgaggTATGCTCGTATTCATTTGAAGCCTTGATGATTAAGACCTTCATTATCATCTAAAAATGCACTTGTGCTGTTTTGCATGTGAATAGTGGAGTGGGCAATGCAAAGCGCCATTGTTAGTTGGAGTCATTTTTTTTAATTCAATTCTTCCTAGAGTTTCCATGAAAACACGGCAAAGAATGTTGGGAGCTTGAATGATAACAAAATCTAAAGCTTCATATGTCCTAGATATGATTTCCATGAAAAACAAGATGAATGAACTATATTGGCAACATTCTCGCTTGGCACGTAAGAAGGTTCGATGCACCTCTGCGTTGTCCAACATCCCTTTTGGTACGCATTCACACATACCATGAATAGAGAACGGCAAATCAAATCCTGCCATAAGATTAGCCTTCATGCATGTTCAACTAATGTAGATCGTTTCATACAGTGTTAAACAATCCCATCTCTCCTAAAAAAAATCCCATCTTTTCGTTTTTCATAAGCTCACTTACATGAATTCTTCCCAATAAAAACGACCCCACTGAAATAAATTCTTCCACTTTTCTCTCATCCAAAGGTAACCCTATTTGGAGACAGCACATGAAAGATTTCGATCTGGGAGTAAGCTAGCGTGGTTGTGAATTGTCACAAAACAAGATCTCAGGTTGCGAGACAACATGAGAAGCAAATGTTGAACACCTTTATCTTTGTGATATTCAGTAATTAAACGATGAGCATATCCTTCGTGATGTTCAGTAATTAAACACGAAGACTCAGCTTCAGTCGTCTGAACTTTGCACACCTTCACCCGAATATTATAGTTTTGGCCACCTAAGAAATTGTATGGCTGAAGCAAATAAGAGATTGACCCAACAGGCCTTGGACAGGCGCATCTAATAGCGAACTATGTCTCTATATCTATGAGCTGTTCAGGATACAAGCCCAGGTAATGCAGTGCAGAATATCTGTTCGCGTAAAATAAGTGTTACCACTGAAAGGAATATGTGTTCACAAGTACTCCCTTCATGctaaaataagtgtctcaactttgtatcAATTTTGCACAACTACCCCAAGTCACAGAGGGGGTTGATTAGATGACTCGCACAGGGACACGGATTTTTGGCACATGCGGCCACGCAATGCCGAAATAACATGCGTCCGTGCGCTCGTCATGATTGATACTTATTATCGTCCTGTTCGCAATACCTTGCACATTAATCGCTAGCGTCCGTGGATACGTCATGCTATATACCCGGAGTGGATCAGACGACATTTATGTTTGTATGGATACAACCTTGACAGCTACCGCGCCACAACCACTGTTCTCGAGATGGCATAACTGCTCCTGACGACATATTGTTTTATTGCACTTCTGGACTTCACGTTTGGCCAATTGGTCCGCCCTTGAATGTTTGTAATATTATAACATCTTCATCGTAACAAAATTTGTCAGTTCCAAGGAAAACAGAACGGTTATCCAGCGAGGTTTTTAGTTTGGCCTTTTCTAATGTAAAatgtattttttatttttaaaaataCTAACTAAGAATGTGTacattttaaaaaaaatctacATCCTAAATTTTAAAAACTTCACGaattaaaaacaacaaaaattataaaaatgttctcaaattttgaaatattcaTGAATTTTCAAAATATTCATAAATTTTATTAAATAAAAACATGGTCCACTAATTTTAGAAAATTCAAGAACtacaaaatgttcatgattttttaaaaaaatatttacCAATCTAGAAAAATATTCACGCATATAATTCATGAATTTGACAATTGTTCACTTCTAAAACATATTCAGATGTTTGGAAAATGTTAAAAAATAGTTCATGATTTTAGAAGTGAGGAAAATAAAGTTtagaaggaaaaaaaggaagaaaatgaAAAGGACAAAGAAAAATGAAGAAGGAAAAAGGGGTAAACCAACAGAGAAATTACAAAAAAGGACGAAAGATTCCCTAAATCAGAAGAATCTTCACGGGGTGTGTGTTGATCAACAACAGCCCTATGCAAGAACTAGGAATAGCAATTGCAGTGTGTTAGTACTCCTTCTGCTCGTTTTTACTCCGCGTATAAGATTTGTatcaagtcaaactttgtaaactttgaGCAAATTTAGATAAAAAATATCAACATATACAGTACCAAATGCATATAAtatgaaattaattttcataatGAATCTGATGATAAGTATTTATTaggtattgtgaatgttgatacctttttctAAAAGTTTGGTCAAACTAGAGGTACTTTTACTAAGAGaaaacttatatgcagactaaaggttttttactccgcatataagatttgtctcaagtcaaactttgtaaagtttgagcaaatttatattaaaaaatatcaacatctacagTACCGAATGCATATAATgtgaaattaattttcataatGAATCTGATGATAAGTATTTATTAGGTATTGTCAATATTGATACCTTTTTCTAAAAGTTTGGTCAAACTAGAGGTACTTTTACTAAGAGaaaacttatatgcagactaaaggTGAGTATCGTACCAAGCTGAATGCTAAACTCACAAGCTAGCTCCCTCCGTCTCCAAATAGATGGTGTATAAACCAAGTCAAAAAGTCAATGATTTCTAAATCTGACCGAGCCTATATGTAAATAAATGAAGATAAATATTACCAGAATAATATCAGTATATCCACCATTAGATATATTTTCATAATGTATTTATTCAACAATGTAGTTGTTAATAATTTCTTCTATATATTTATCAAATTTTAAAATAACTGATTTTCAACTGAATTTAAATGTCATTATCTATTTAGAGACGAAGGAGTATGTCAGTAAGTACTGTAGGGGAGGGACGTCATGCAAAAGTCTTTCTGCCTCTGCACTTTCAAAAAAGAAATTTTTTCATAAAAGCACTTTCAAAAAATTCTTTCTACCTCTTCCCGTGGAAGAAAACTACAGTCAAACGTGCCCATACGGTAGGATACAGACACGCCATTAGCAGTTTAGCATTACAACAAACTGTATTACGACCAAGTCCGCACATGCATGATCAAAGTTGACCCGCGCAATACCCAACGTGCTAATCCTCTCCAATGATCACCCTCGCGGTAAACGACGCACTGACATCATGCTCATTCCCCAGTTGAGCTAATCATCGGCTTGTCGTCCGGTATAATGGACGTACCAAGTTGTCAAATTGCTTGAACGAGCAAGCTGTTAACTGTTGGTCTATTACTACTAGATGGCAACTTGATTAGTAGTTGAGCTTTGACATTCCGGGCGTGTGTTAGTTGCGGCCCGTCCATGACAGCAGTTCACCGCAGATCCAGAGTGTACGTGCTCATCCAGGAAAACGTGTGTGCAGTCGATCGGCAGTTTCCCATTCTCCCGCATTGCCCTGCCTTGGGCTAAATACTACTaccacaccaccaccaccaccactactaATCTAATTCGCTTCAATAATCACCCTTGCAGTACACGATGCAATAACAAAACATTCCCCGATTAGTCATGGCCTTGTCGCCCAGTCTAATCTCTAATGCGCTGGACCAGCAGCTGCTCAACTAACATCGCGGTAAGAATGTCAACTGCTTGAGCTGTATCTCCATTGTGCTCCCCACGTTCGCTTCCCACTTGCCACTTCCGGCAACATTCCTCCCACGTTTGTCATCCAGAGATCAGGCTCTCCCCCTTGGAGCTAGCTTGCTATAAATTGCAGGCAGAGCAGCGTGTATTCTCATCAGTCCACCCAAGCTGATCACGACAAACACCAGGAACAGCCCCCCGAGCTAGCGACGACCATGGCCAAGCTTGCCGCCGTCCTGACCCTCATCGCGCTGCTCGGCTGCGCGGTGCGTACCTGCCAAGCAGAGTACGGGAATCCCACCTCTGTTCCGTCCATACCGAGCATAACTAGTCCCCCGCCGCCATACACCCCGACTACACCTAGTCCTCCCCCACCATACACCCCGAGCACACCTAGCCCTCCACCGCCCGCCCCAGCTACCCCAAGTCCTCCACCACCATACACCCCGACTACACCAAGCCCTCCACCGCCCACCCGAGCTACCCCAAGTCCTCCGCCGCCATACACCCCGAGCACACCTAGCCCTCCACCACCCGCCCCAGCTACCCCAAGTCCTCCGCCCCCGTACACCCCGAACACACCTAGCCCTCCACCGCCCACCCCTAGCTCACCCATCAAAGGACTCGCGTTTGACTACTACAAGAAGTCATGCCCTCGCGCGGAAGACATCGTGAGAGAAGTTGTGCGTGATGCCAGCGCCGGTATTAAGGCTGGACTCATCCGTCTCTTCTTCCATGACTGCTTCGTCAGGGTAAGATTTTTTAACACTGGAACCTTCACATATATAAATGTTTGTTGTGTCATGAAATATATGTAGGCTGATGTCCGTGTGGTGTTTAATGGTTTATTTGTAGGGTTGTGATGCCTCCGTGCTTCTAGATCAAGTGGACCCCAACAGCCCACCAGAGAAGTTGGGCGTCCCGAACCTGAGCCTGCGTGGCTTCGAGGTGATCGATGCCGCCAAGGCTAGAATCGAGAAGGAGTGTGGGAGCGACATCGTCTCATGCGCTGATGTCCTGGCCTTCGCTGGGCGTGATGCCACCTACTTTCTTAGCAACAAGAAGGTCTACTTCAACATGACAGCTGGCCGTTATGATGGACGTGTGTCTTTCATGAATGAAACACTCCCCAACCTGCCACCACCCTTCGGCACCGTGGACCAGCTCAAGGCCAACTTCGCCTCCAAGGGGCTGACTGCCGACGAGATGGTTACCCTCTCTGGTGCACACACCGTCGgaatctcccattgctcatcctTCAACTCATCCTTCTCCGACCGCCTCAACCCAAGCACCTCCGACATGGACCCCACGCTAATGAGCTCTCTCCGGGAGCAATGCAAGTCAGACAATGGGACTGACAACACAGTGGTGCAGGACATCAAGACCCCTAACAAGGTCGACAACAAGTACTATAAGAATGTCCTTAGCCATGAGGTGCTCTTTGATTCAGATGCCGCGCTCATGACGGCAGATGATACAAGTGCAGCGGTGCGTGCCAATGCCAAGGACAATGATGTGTGGGAGGAGAAGTTCAAGGCAGCCATGGTAAGGATGGGCTCTATCGAAGTCAAGACCAGGGCCGATTTTTTCGATGGTGCCACTGTTGAGATCAGGAGGAACTGTCGCATCGTCAACTCATACTAAACTTGTTGATCTTATCACATCATCGCAAGTTTTTCAACCAGTTGAGATTGAGAATAAGCTCGTGCTTTCTCGGGTTTCCATTGATGTTTATTTTGATTACATTTGTAATGTTATTATTTTCCCCTCTTGTTGTATTTATTATTTCATTTTATTGTGTTGTGGCATTTTGTTTTTCAACTTCGCCTTATGAAAGTTGTTGTACAAGAATTTGCTCCTGTAATTCTTTGTTACTTATATTAACATCATAATTATCTTGCCGTGTTCCTATGTCTTTCTATTGTTTCCAAATAAAACTATTATTTGATCAACCTATTCTTTTAATTATCTAAGGGCTTCTTAGCTTATAAAATTCAGAATTGCTATAACTAAATAGTTGATTCTTGCTAAGCAATTTTGTCCGCATACCAGCACAATATGCAAACCATGCATGGAAAAGGCCCACTACAACATGCAACCATCCATTTAAACAAGCTTTTTCTTCTCAAAAAATTTTTAAACAAACTTTTCATActattatgctaattatattcaAAACTTTTTTACAACTATATAATAATCAAGTACAATAAATCATATGTATTTTTTGTTTCATTTCtcatattattaatctacataTTCATGTTCCACAAACCAACTCCCAATGAAGTAAATGCAACCAATTCTTGCATTAATGCATGGGGCATTATCTCTTATAACTAAGTAGATGATCTCCAAtaaccactagtagaaaaaggcaCATTTGTCCCGGTTCCAGAGGCCCATTTGTCctggttctggaaccgggactaaagggtcggccTAAAGCCCAACCGGTTCGCTTACGCACCGGGATAGATGGGGCTCCACGTGGTCGCTGCGGCGAGctcaggcaggagggcctttagtcccggttggtaacaccaaccgggacaaaaaagcatccacgcgtcagcagttCAGGGGCTGGGGTTTTGTTTttttaaaggggggggggttggagggttaatttaggggtttcatatattgtgttagctagctaatagagagaagtgacctctcttatctccgtgcttggtcgacgctacgtattATACGTATAGAGAGAACTCGCAACAcactagctagtaagcaaatgaaggaaaccattaagtacacaagatcgtcatgaacatatacagagagaagtgatcgacctcctccttctccgagagattgatCGAACAGCAAGTTtacgtatatctatccgacactactaGCTACTtatatacaatataagatctcttacaatcccTAACATCTGAAGTCAAGTTACACATGGTATTCTCCGACTTTATTGATGatgtggtcaagaaagaatcccaCAATTTTCTCTTGAATTGCTTTTATGCGATCCTGTGGTAGGAGATCATCCCGCATCTGCCAGATCTAAATCGAAGAAGAAGGTCAATACATGtgtatgaatgaaactcaacacaaatgatggtaataaaataaaattgtgaataatTTTGCTTACACACTTCATATTGTTTttcagagtagccccgcttatTCTTGGTCGTCTcgttgtagatgaactcgcaaacgtagtatccacagaaatcattcctgggttcctgccacaagcactttacgagaaatagaggtcaatcaaactgataagcaagcatgctacatggtattgatgaaactagctagaatcaatgggagatgcgcggaactaggtagtagtacttactttcgggtgtttAAATTTTAGCTCGGTAGGCAGTCCCGGAGAAATTGCGGTGAACTCTTTCCAAACCTTGCCAGACAAAGAAAATAATTACTTGATATCATGAAATGAACAAAGTGGCCGATATagtgcgataatgatcgattgaacttacttctGGAGCATCTCAGTCGTGttcgcatactcctggggatcttttcgtctcgagtctaataCGGTTACTAGTcgctgctcaagcttaatctctaagAGAATAAAGTGGTagctgcgcacgcatgcataactgaaagaacatgcggtgcccccatgtttggttttggtaattgatgacaatctctatggactaatggttgccttgagttatatttgaaggttttgtccataggcttttcttggagtacatgtgttggtttcaaggagagtttgtgttgaccaaggtgctattaaggaattatcca containing:
- the LOC125512881 gene encoding peroxidase 2-like; amino-acid sequence: MAKLAAVLTLIALLGCAVRTCQAEYGNPTSVPSIPSITSPPPPYTPTTPSPPPPYTPSTPSPPPPAPATPSPPPPYTPTTPSPPPPTRATPSPPPPYTPSTPSPPPPAPATPSPPPPYTPNTPSPPPPTPSSPIKGLAFDYYKKSCPRAEDIVREVVRDASAGIKAGLIRLFFHDCFVRGCDASVLLDQVDPNSPPEKLGVPNLSLRGFEVIDAAKARIEKECGSDIVSCADVLAFAGRDATYFLSNKKVYFNMTAGRYDGRVSFMNETLPNLPPPFGTVDQLKANFASKGLTADEMVTLSGAHTVGISHCSSFNSSFSDRLNPSTSDMDPTLMSSLREQCKSDNGTDNTVVQDIKTPNKVDNKYYKNVLSHEVLFDSDAALMTADDTSAAVRANAKDNDVWEEKFKAAMVRMGSIEVKTRADFFDGATVEIRRNCRIVNSY